A window of Patagioenas fasciata isolate bPatFas1 chromosome 27, bPatFas1.hap1, whole genome shotgun sequence genomic DNA:
TGGGTGGTGTGGGGCTGCATGAGTGACCACTGGTGAACTGGATCTTGGGAgcgatttcttcatggaaagggttgtgaagcgctggaacaggctgcccggggccgTGGTGcggtcaccatccccggaggggtttaaaagatgtatagatgaggttcttaggataCAGGTTAGTGCTTGATGTAGGTGATGGTTGGGCTGGGGAGGCTGCTCCACACGCAGCGTCAGGATGGGGCACAGGGTGCTGTGGGCTGgaccctgcccagggctgtgtctgGCACctcgaggagggacccaggcagcCATCGCTCCCTCTTCCAAGGTGGGATGAGCCCCAACTCCTCCCGCAGTCCCAGGCCTGGCCGTGGGGTGGCCCTTAAACCCAGATTGCAAAGCCTGGTTAGAAAGACTGTGCCACGTTTAAAGAGGGGGTTGGAAATTGTTCAGCTGGGTATTAAAAGTGCCACTCAAGACATTGCAAAAACAACGTTTGGGCCTGTTTCCAAGGCCCGGACAAGGCCTCAGCCTTGGTCAAGACCTTGGGCGAGCCCCATGTTTGCTGGACAAGCCGGGAAAGCTGGCAGATCAAGAGGGTTTGGGGCTTGTTTATACTGTAAGAAAAGCTTTAAAAGAGAGGGAGAACCATGTTCCTGGGGAGAAGGCTCTCCCAgtcctttaaaataaaacaggcTGCAACCCAGCAATGTGCGCAGgatgaggagaagcagcagcagccagagcagtGTAAAACAGCCCAGAGAAAGAGGCACATTGAACGGGCTGCAGCCTTCTCCTGGGAACAGGGAGGATCGTGTAGGTCTGATCATCACCCTGTGCTGCCCCACCGTGGTGACAGGGGACCATGGGCTTCATGTCCAGCCACCGACCCAGGACACACGGGCCACCAGCCCTTTGCATGGCCGCAGCTGTGACGTGTCCACGTGGGCTCTGGGTACGGGACGGGGCCCTGGCTCAGGGTGTCCCCTGAAACGGGTCCCTCGGAGGAGCCGCGTGGGTCTGGCCTCGCTGTTCAAGCACCGCAGCGCTCCTGGAGATTTCCTGCCTGCAGTGACACCGGAGTGCGGAGACACCTCCTGCACCACAAGAGCCTGAACGGAAACTCGTGTGAGTCTTCATGGTGCAATCCTACATGAAATTCATATTTCTCACCAAAAAGCTGCAATTATGCAGCCCAGCTGTAAAAAgagttgattttttaaaataattgtggGGGGGGAGGCACAGCAGAAAGGAACCCATTATACCTTTTATCATCTTCCAGAACGCCAAATCCCAGTTGGGAGACCCCGGGCACTGATGTGTTGAGACAGCCGGCTTTGCTCCGCTCTCCCCAGTGACTCAGCTGCCGTTCAGAAAGCGATTTCCTCCGCCCGGCTGAGGTGGGTGTTTCAGTGTTTCCTGGGGGTGTTTCCCAAGACGAGGGGGGTGCTCTGGCCTCCAAAGGGGCCCCTCATGTCTCAGAACTGGTTTGGGGACCCCGCAGGACCTGGGGAGCCTCGCACAGCTCTGACACCTCCTCGGCCCTGCTCCAGAGATGGgagctgcagagcccctggctaGAATGGCATGGAAAGAACAAACTGAGCTATGCTATGCGTGTTTTCAGCAGCTGAGATCCACTCTCAGATTCCAGGAACCACAGCAATGAGGAATTGCAATTATTTTGCCCAGGGCAAATGAGAGGAAGAAGGTTTCCCATCTTATCCAAGCCAGTATCAAACTAAGAGATAATCTTTATATTTCAGAATCATGTGTACTTCTCAGTTTCTTGTCTTAAACGGAGAAGGACAACAGGTGCGAGAGGAAAATAATACCTCTGAAAGAGGGCACAGCCTCCAGCTGCAGTGTCACCCACCGCCTCCGTATCCTGCAGGGAGAGAATAGAAATGCCCAGGGCTGCTCATTTCTGGGGCATTTCTGCCCTGGACCCTCTtggggaaagaaaaggggaagggaagggaagggaagggaagtctgttcccatctttcttaccagccccggaaaggccgcactaaggtctccccggagcttctcttctccagctgaacaccccagctctctcagcctgtccccagcagagctgttccagcctcggatcattcctggggctcctctggcccctctccagcagctccatgtgtatcctgtgctgaggacccagagctggaccagcactgcaaggGGAtctcacagagcggggcagaggggcaggatcccccaaacctgctgcccacggggtggggatgcagcccagggcaccattggcttctgggctgcaagggcaCCTGGTGGCTCATGGCCGATCTctcacccaccagcacccccaagtccttctccatggggctgctccccatccctccatccccaggctGAATCGACACCGGGAAAATCCTGCCGAGGTCACCAgggctcgtgggttcgagtcaaCCAGATCTGACCACCAGATCGCCTCTAATGTacctgggggcaggaggggggtgtTTGTGTTCCCGTGCTCCGGCCGTGCGGGAGCTCCCAGGCTCCCCGGGGCTCTTCCCCGCCCGCTCCATTCCCGATACCGAAAGCGAAacatcccagctgcccccccgCCCGGCCATGGCGGCCGccgaggagctggaggaggaggcgATTTGTTCCATTTGCCTGGATTTGTTCTGCGATCCGGTGATGCTGGACTGCGGGCACAACTTCTGCCGCGGCTGCATCGCGCTCTGctgggccggggccgccgccccctcctgcccccagtgCCGGGAGCCGCTCCCGGCCCGCGGGCTCCGGCCCAACCGCCCGCTCGGCAACATCGCGGAGCGGCTGCGGCGACACCGCCCCGGGCGGGGACAGGTGGGGCTGCCGGGGCTCCGGGCACCTTCTCCACCCCACAGCCGCGGTACCGGGGCTGTGTCGGGACACGGGGGGAACGGAGCTGCTGCGCTGCCTTCTCACCGGGCTGCTCACAGCTTGCTCGGCCTTTCTTTGCAAATGCGATGTTttacagcctcaagttgcgccaggggaggttgaggttggatgtggggaacaatttcttccccaaagggctgtggggcattggaacaggctgcccagggcagtgctggagtcaccatccctggagggctggacagacggacatgaggttctcagggacatggggcagtgtcaggggtgggggaacaggtggactggatgatcttgagggtctcttccaactaaaatgattccatgattctatgtacCTGTCTGCAAGCTTTACAGTCTGTGGTTTGCAAAAACCCACGCTCTGCAAGGAGTCAACGCGATAACTGCACCCTCTGGGCTTTTTTGACCGTTGCTTTTTAACCAATGTCTTCCCGTTGCTGCAGTTTCCCGTTTCCCTGCTTTGTGTCTTGCCATAACATTTATCAAGTTTTTACAAGGTAATGGGAGTCTGTCCTCAGTACTGTGTCGTGCAGTTTACAAATATGACATTATAATTTCCTGCCCTTGTGGCCTCTCCAGTGTCACTTCTCGTGTTGCTGTCTGCCAGCCCGGGGTGGTCGCAGTGATCACAATCAGCCTTTGATATTATTTTGATATGGGGCAACCGACTCCAGAGAAGTTCTACCCAGATACATGAGTCGTGGTTCTGCTCCATCTGCCAGTGCTGAGCTCCTCGCCCACATCGCTCGCAATGGCCCCCCCACAGCTGGTTTTGGGGACACACACCCTCCCCCACCCTGGCTGCCATTCAGGAGCCCCCGGCTTTAAGACCCCGCTGACTCCAGGAGCCCCGGGTGCCTGCACCCTGCTCTGACCCCAGTCCCTGGCGCTGGACCCCCAGCAGCCTTCGCAGCCACGGATACAGTGAGATCATGAAAAAACAACAGGTCAGAAAGGGTTTAATGAGACAATAGGACAAACTGCGGTGATCAGGTGCAGGACTGGGGCAGACGAGCGCACTGACCAGCCCTGTTTTACCCATGACCAGTCCCTTTTTCACCTCATTCTGCTTATTCCTCCTCAGGTCTTCCCCAGTCTCCTTCCCTGTGTGTTCCCTCATCACCCTATGAGTGTCCTGGACCCGCAGGCCCAGAGACCGACTCTGTGCCAGAGGGTGCTTATGTCCAATGCAGGAATAGACTATTTCATGGGCACGAAGCATATGGGTGGGTGACGGGGAGCTCCTGAAGGGTGTCTCTGCTTCCAGGAGCAAGTCCAGCTGCAGCTGGAGAGCCTCAGGAGAGAGAAAGGAGAGCTGGAGGCACAGGAAAGGGAGGAGCGATGCATCTGCCAGGACCATCTGGTGGGTGCACTGGGTGCTACTGGGAAGCAGTTGGCTTGGGGTGGGTGAGGAAAGGTTGATTCTTGGCCTTTGGAACTGGGAGATTGAATCATTGTGTCCAGCACCCCGGGAATCACAGCCATGCTCCACACCAGAAAGTGAAAGCCGTGGATGCTTTTAATCGCTGCCTGTCCCTTTCCGTGGTCCCACCCCCTTGAGAGGATTCTTTCTGCTTATAAAGGAAAAAGTGAAGGCGGAGAGGCAGAAGATTGTGCCTGAATTTAAGCAGCTGCGACAGTATCTGGAGCAACAAGAGTGCCTTCTGCTGGCTCGGCTGGGAGAGCTGGAGAAGCAGATTGAAACAAGATTGAAAGAAAATGCTGCTAAATTCTCCAAGAAGATCATTCATCTGGATGGGCTGATCAAGGAGAGGGAGCGTCAGCTGTCGGGGCGCGAGTTCCCGCAGGTGAGGTCTGCTGGAAACAGCATGTGAGGCACCAGCAAATCACAAACACCCCATGGGTTAATCCTACCTTGATTATCTTATTAATTTCACCTTGCTGGTGGGCCCATTCACTGCGTAAAGGGAACGTGAGGAATGCATTTGCAGGATAAGTAGCACtgagttgcttttttctttctcccatctAGGATGCTGGTGATGTTTTGAGCAGGTatgtgctgctttttcttctttacttttcATGGCTGCTTTGGGGTTGTGAAGATTTCTGCCCCAGACCTCAAATACCAGGGATGCTCCATTGATGTTCATGTTTCAGATATTCCAGAAGCTGATGAACCAGTGTAACTCTACCAGGGAAGTCTATCTCTGGGGAAATGTTTGAGGAGCTTGTTTCATTTGCCAGGTTTCTCATTCCAAGCCTGGTTGGGTTCTCCATGACCAGTGTGTGGTGACACTCAAGTGTAGAGACCACAGCCGAGTGTCCTCTACTCAGGGATTCTGCACTTGGTTGTGATGCAAGATTGCTGTGAAGGGATGGGGTGACCAGGGGCATCAGGACCACCACTCATAATAGAAATTTAATTGGCAATTAAAGCATCAGGACAGAGTAGTGACCTAGGCAATGAGGCCTGCTGTCTCTGTTCTTattgattaaaaatatatatatatatatatatatagaatggCCTTTCTGGATGATATTGTTTCAGCTGGTAAGTGTCCTCTAGGAACTGTCTGTAACAGGAGACTGAGTTAAAGGAGGAATCGAAATGCTGTGACTTTTACGACTCCAGGTGTGAAAGGGCAAAACTCCAGCAAAAGGAGTGGACGAGCCACAGGGTGAAGAAGGAGCCAGGGGTCTGCTCAGAAAAGGCTTCTGCGCTACGGGAGACAGCAAGGAAACCCCAAGGTACGAAGAAGGGATCTTGCAGGAGAACAGAGGAGCATCCTGGGGTGGGAAGAAGAGGGCAGTCAATGTCTTGTAGAAGGGAGATAAAGCTGAATATACTTGTGTAGCATGACCTGCCCTGGGGACGCATTGGAGGGATGTCACAGATAAATGAAAGCAAAGGGATCCTCTCCTACTTTTCCTCCAAAGAACAGTCAATGTTAGTGTTGATTCACATCATCAGCTGTGGAGCCCACTAGTCCGACACTGTGCATGTGAACCTGTTTCAACACCCTTTGTGCAACACCTGACTTGCTGCCACAGCTCTTTCTGCTTGAGACCTGCTCTGTGGGTGGAAGCGGGTCAGGGATGTAACCAAGTCCCAGATGTCCCAATATGCTGGAACGATTCTCAGCTCATGCTCATCCCCAGTGAAGTGATGGAGATGACTGTCAGGCAGAGCCTGGCATCGTGCAGAGTTAATTTAGGCTGACaagaacctctggaggtcatctagtccagacaTCTGCTCAAAACTGGTACAACTGGGTGGGATTGTTCTGTGTTTTCTCCAGTTGAATTCTGAATGTCTCTGAAGATGAAGTTCTTGGAGCTCCTCAAGCCATCTTGGtgaccctggagaagagaaggctccagacaGACCTGATTGTGGCCTTtctatacttaaaaggggcctataagaaagatggggccagtcttttgagcagggcctgttgcgataggacaaggagtgatggttctgaaataaaggagggagattcaggctggacatgaggaaggaattgttggcctgagggtggtgagagcctggcccaggtacccagagaggtggtggctgaaccatccctggagacatcccaggccaggctggacggggctctgagcaacctgagctggtgaagatgtccctgtcatggcaggggttggactaggggcactttgaaggtcctttcaacccaaaccattctgtgattgtgtccCTCTAGATGTGCTGCAGTATGTCAATGTCCATCTTCTACTAGGTTTCCCCAAATTATTTTTTGCTCCTGCTACTTTAGGTTTCTTCATTCCTGCTTCATCTGGAGAAGCCGGCAGGCACGGGAAGGAGTGTGTGTGCTGGGCAGGGAAGGGTCCAGTAGAGGGaagggttatggttagactcgatCTTAAGGGTTTCTTCTATGATCTCTGCCCACCAGCTCCCTGGCGCTGGTCTCCACAAAGCACCTCCCCGTGTTGGTGATGTCGGAGGTGATCTCTGGGCTCCGTCTCTCTTTCAGGTGCTTTGGCATCTGCCACAGGGGAGGGAGTGGAGGAATCCCAGGGACTGTACACAAACGGTGAGTTCTGCTGGGGAGCCTCGTCCAGCTAACCTTGGCTGTAAGGGGTGCAATGTGTGTTTTGGGGGATGATGAATCTTCACTTGCCTTG
This region includes:
- the LOC136113126 gene encoding E3 ubiquitin-protein ligase TRIM11-like isoform X2; amino-acid sequence: MYLGAGGGCLCSRAPAVRELPGSPGLFPARSIPDTESETSQLPPRPAMAAAEELEEEAICSICLDLFCDPVMLDCGHNFCRGCIALCWAGAAAPSCPQCREPLPARGLRPNRPLGNIAERLRRHRPGRGQEQVQLQLESLRREKGELEAQEREERCICQDHLEKVKAERQKIVPEFKQLRQYLEQQECLLLARLGELEKQIETRLKENAAKFSKKIIHLDGLIKERERQLSGREFPQDAGDVLSRCERAKLQQKEWTSHRVKKEPGVCSEKASALRETARKPQVIMTLDPDTAQSQLILSADHRSVTQGTTQQSRPDNPERFDPWPCVLGCGEFDSGRLCWEVEVCCGSRWAVGVALQSVKRKGPIDMSPAGGIWAVGRYKEKFQALTSPAPTPILPSTDPQRVRVCLDHAEGQVMFVNVDSGAVIFTFLRAMFAGQRIRPWFWVGRGSRLKLCPRTQGGASCVSIWPVLGDSHS
- the LOC136113126 gene encoding zinc finger protein RFP-like isoform X1; translation: MYLGAGGGCLCSRAPAVRELPGSPGLFPARSIPDTESETSQLPPRPAMAAAEELEEEAICSICLDLFCDPVMLDCGHNFCRGCIALCWAGAAAPSCPQCREPLPARGLRPNRPLGNIAERLRRHRPGRGQEQVQLQLESLRREKGELEAQEREERCICQDHLEKVKAERQKIVPEFKQLRQYLEQQECLLLARLGELEKQIETRLKENAAKFSKKIIHLDGLIKERERQLSGREFPQDAGDVLSRCERAKLQQKEWTSHRVKKEPGVCSEKASALRETARKPQGALASATGEGVEESQGLYTNVIMTLDPDTAQSQLILSADHRSVTQGTTQQSRPDNPERFDPWPCVLGCGEFDSGRLCWEVEVCCGSRWAVGVALQSVKRKGPIDMSPAGGIWAVGRYKEKFQALTSPAPTPILPSTDPQRVRVCLDHAEGQVMFVNVDSGAVIFTFLRAMFAGQRIRPWFWVGRGSRLKLCPRTQGGASCVSIWPVLGDSHS